One Synechococcus sp. CC9605 genomic window carries:
- the bchM gene encoding magnesium protoporphyrin IX methyltransferase, which yields MAIDQLLEQKQAEKKEVKGYFETTGFDRWNRIYSDSDDVNKVQRNIRIGHQKTVDEVLAWIKESDELSGVSFCDAGCGVGSLSLPLAAMGAGSISASDISEAMAQEAERRAREAGLDMAKLNFFASDLESLSGSFHTVCCLDVFIHYPQQPAEEMVKHLCSLTEGRLIVSFAPYTPLLALLKGIGQLFPGPSKTTRAYTLKEDGIVKAAEACGFKLVRRSLNKAPFYFSRLIEFRKA from the coding sequence ATGGCCATCGATCAGCTGCTGGAGCAGAAACAGGCCGAGAAGAAGGAGGTGAAGGGCTACTTCGAAACCACGGGTTTCGACCGCTGGAACCGCATCTACAGCGACAGCGATGACGTGAACAAGGTGCAGCGCAACATCCGCATCGGTCACCAGAAGACCGTGGATGAAGTGCTGGCCTGGATCAAGGAGAGCGATGAACTCAGCGGCGTGAGTTTCTGTGATGCGGGCTGCGGGGTGGGCAGCCTGAGCCTGCCGCTGGCGGCGATGGGGGCCGGCTCGATCAGCGCCAGCGACATTTCCGAAGCCATGGCCCAGGAAGCGGAGCGCCGTGCACGCGAAGCCGGCCTCGACATGGCCAAGCTGAACTTCTTCGCCAGCGACCTGGAAAGCCTGAGCGGCTCCTTCCACACGGTGTGCTGCCTGGATGTGTTCATCCACTACCCCCAGCAACCGGCCGAGGAGATGGTGAAGCACCTCTGCAGCCTCACCGAAGGGCGCCTGATCGTGAGCTTTGCGCCTTACACGCCGCTGCTGGCGCTGCTGAAGGGCATCGGCCAGTTGTTTCCCGGCCCCAGCAAAACAACCCGGGCCTACACCCTCAAGGAAGACGGGATCGTGAAAGCTGCCGAAGCCTGCGGCTTCAAGCTGGTGCGCCGCAGCCTGAACAAGGCCCCCTTCTATTTCTCCCGCTTGATCGAGTTCCGCAAAGCCTGA
- a CDS encoding NAD(P)H-quinone oxidoreductase subunit H has translation MTQLETRTEPMVVNFGPHHPSMHGVLRLVVTLDGEDVVDCEPVIGYLHRGMEKIAENRTNVMFVPYVSRMDYAAGMFYEAIVVNAPEKLANIPVPKRASYIRVLMLELNRIANHLLWLGPFLADVGAQTPFFYIFREREMIYDLWEAATGQRLINNNYFRIGGVAADLPWGWLEKCRDFCDWFGPKIDEYEKLITNNPIFRRRIEGLGRIEKEDAINWSLSGPMLRASGVPWDLRKVDHYECYDDFDWQVAWEKEGDCYARYRVRIEEMRQSLKILRQACDMIPGGPTENLEAKRLNEGKGSDAAGFDFQYVAKKVAPTFKIPNGELYTRLESGKGEIGVFIQGNNDVTPWRFKIRAADSNNLQILPHILKGHKVADIMAILGSIDVIMGSVDR, from the coding sequence ATGACGCAGCTGGAAACGCGCACGGAGCCCATGGTGGTGAACTTCGGGCCCCACCACCCCTCCATGCACGGGGTGCTGCGGCTCGTGGTCACCCTCGATGGTGAGGACGTGGTCGACTGCGAACCGGTGATCGGTTACCTCCATCGCGGCATGGAGAAGATCGCCGAGAACCGCACGAACGTGATGTTCGTGCCCTACGTGAGCCGCATGGACTACGCGGCGGGGATGTTCTACGAGGCGATCGTGGTGAACGCCCCGGAAAAACTGGCGAACATCCCAGTGCCCAAGCGGGCGAGCTACATCCGGGTGCTGATGCTGGAACTCAACCGCATCGCCAATCACCTGCTCTGGCTTGGACCCTTCCTCGCTGACGTGGGCGCCCAGACACCGTTCTTCTACATCTTCCGCGAGCGGGAGATGATCTACGACCTCTGGGAAGCCGCCACCGGCCAGCGGCTGATCAACAACAACTATTTCCGCATCGGCGGCGTCGCCGCGGACCTGCCATGGGGCTGGCTGGAAAAGTGCCGCGATTTCTGCGACTGGTTCGGCCCCAAGATTGATGAATACGAAAAGCTGATCACCAACAACCCGATTTTCCGGCGCCGGATTGAAGGACTGGGAAGGATCGAGAAGGAAGACGCCATCAACTGGAGCCTCTCCGGCCCGATGCTGCGCGCCTCCGGTGTGCCCTGGGATCTGCGCAAGGTGGATCACTACGAGTGCTACGACGACTTCGACTGGCAGGTGGCCTGGGAGAAGGAAGGCGACTGCTACGCCCGCTATCGCGTGCGCATCGAAGAAATGCGCCAGTCGCTCAAGATCCTGCGCCAGGCCTGCGACATGATCCCCGGCGGCCCGACCGAAAACCTCGAGGCCAAGCGTCTCAACGAAGGCAAGGGCAGCGACGCCGCCGGTTTCGACTTCCAGTACGTGGCCAAGAAGGTGGCGCCCACCTTCAAGATCCCCAACGGCGAGCTGTACACCCGGCTGGAGTCGGGCAAGGGCGAGATCGGCGTGTTCATCCAGGGCAACAACGACGTCACCCCCTGGCGCTTCAAGATCCGCGCTGCCGACAGCAACAACCTGCAGATCCTTCCCCACATCCTCAAGGGACACAAGGTGGCCGACATCATGGCCATCCTCGGTTCCATCGACGTGATCATGGGATCGGTGGATCGCTGA
- the menA gene encoding 2-carboxy-1,4-naphthoquinone phytyltransferase: MSDPQAVASRYADRRRLWKAAIKWPMYSVAVMPVLLAAGWQLGVAGSLRWLQLGGFVLAAILLLLWENLSNDVFDAATGVDATGKPHSVVNLTGRRDRVAQGSTAALGLGLLVMAGLAWNSSGSVLALVLVCCGLGYVYQGPPFRLGYRGLGEPLCWLAFGPFATAAALVVLQPRGTASIPWGTALILGAGPALATTLVLFCSHFHQVEEDAAHGKRSPVVRLGTARAAVLVPWFVALTLALEWVPVLCRDWPPTVLLSALGLPAGVQLMRLLQRHHDRPELISGSKFLALRFQGWNGLGLSAGLALARVWTGG, translated from the coding sequence ATGTCTGACCCACAGGCTGTCGCATCCCGTTACGCCGATCGGCGCCGTTTGTGGAAGGCAGCGATCAAGTGGCCGATGTATTCCGTCGCGGTGATGCCCGTACTGCTGGCCGCTGGATGGCAGCTTGGGGTGGCGGGCTCGCTGAGATGGCTGCAGCTGGGGGGCTTTGTGCTGGCGGCCATCCTGCTGCTGCTCTGGGAAAACCTCAGTAACGATGTTTTTGATGCAGCCACGGGTGTGGATGCCACCGGCAAGCCCCATTCCGTGGTCAACCTCACCGGCCGCCGGGACCGTGTCGCCCAGGGGTCGACTGCCGCGCTGGGGCTGGGGTTGCTGGTGATGGCCGGGTTGGCCTGGAACAGCAGCGGTTCGGTGCTGGCCCTGGTGCTGGTGTGCTGCGGTCTGGGTTACGTGTACCAGGGCCCTCCATTCCGTCTGGGCTACCGCGGCCTGGGTGAGCCCCTGTGCTGGTTGGCCTTTGGGCCCTTCGCCACCGCAGCGGCCCTGGTGGTGTTGCAACCAAGAGGCACGGCGTCAATTCCTTGGGGCACCGCCTTGATCTTGGGGGCAGGTCCCGCCCTGGCGACCACCCTGGTGTTGTTCTGCTCCCACTTCCACCAGGTGGAGGAGGACGCCGCCCACGGCAAACGGTCGCCGGTGGTGCGTCTGGGCACGGCCCGGGCAGCGGTCTTGGTGCCCTGGTTTGTGGCCTTGACGCTGGCGCTGGAGTGGGTGCCCGTGCTGTGTAGGGACTGGCCTCCGACGGTGTTGTTGAGCGCTCTCGGCCTTCCTGCCGGTGTGCAATTGATGCGTCTGCTCCAGCGCCACCACGACCGGCCGGAGTTGATCAGCGGCAGCAAATTTCTGGCCTTGCGTTTCCAGGGCTGGAATGGTCTGGGGCTGAGTGCGGGCCTGGCGCTGGCTCGTGTCTGGACCGGCGGATGA
- a CDS encoding pseudouridine synthase family protein: MKPAALNDGWTYHDHVPRAAAGNLVSDWLADRYRHSDAAVWQQRIAAGELDWNGALLCSDRALQGGEALCWRRPPWLEEAIPDQWDTIHDDGDLLVINKPSGLPVMPGGGFLRHTLMALLEPTGARPVHRLGRFTSGLQVCACTPQTRALWSKQFRPDGGCRKVYQAWSQRVPGLELGQCLTVSSDVVERLHPLLGWIWGPEPLNDAPIRKRLSAHSEFELLERTAEGDRLQVTITTGRPHQIRIHLAQLGSPLLGDPLYLPDREISASATPGDGGYRLHAWRLSGLPHLGDKTFQVNPPSEGDQALRNSIKREK, translated from the coding sequence TTGAAGCCGGCAGCGCTCAACGACGGCTGGACCTATCACGATCATGTGCCGCGGGCCGCTGCCGGCAACTTGGTGAGCGATTGGTTGGCGGATCGCTATCGCCACTCCGATGCGGCGGTGTGGCAGCAACGGATTGCGGCGGGTGAGTTGGATTGGAACGGCGCACTGCTCTGCAGCGATCGAGCCTTGCAGGGCGGTGAGGCTCTCTGTTGGCGGCGTCCGCCCTGGCTGGAGGAGGCGATCCCGGATCAATGGGATACGATCCACGACGACGGCGACCTGTTGGTGATCAACAAGCCCTCTGGCTTGCCGGTGATGCCCGGCGGTGGTTTTCTCCGCCACACGCTCATGGCCCTGCTCGAACCCACCGGTGCTCGGCCGGTGCACCGCCTGGGACGCTTCACCTCCGGTTTGCAGGTGTGTGCCTGCACCCCGCAAACCCGTGCCCTCTGGTCGAAGCAGTTCCGGCCCGACGGCGGTTGCCGCAAGGTGTATCAGGCCTGGAGCCAGCGGGTGCCCGGCTTGGAGTTGGGGCAGTGCCTGACGGTGAGCAGTGATGTGGTGGAACGGCTGCACCCACTCTTGGGCTGGATCTGGGGGCCCGAACCGCTGAACGATGCGCCGATCCGCAAACGCCTCTCAGCTCACTCCGAATTTGAGCTGTTGGAGCGCACGGCTGAGGGCGATCGCTTGCAGGTGACGATCACCACAGGCCGGCCCCATCAGATCCGTATTCATCTGGCGCAGCTGGGCAGTCCCTTGCTGGGGGATCCGCTGTATCTCCCGGATCGCGAGATTTCAGCAAGCGCAACCCCCGGTGATGGCGGCTATCGGCTGCATGCCTGGCGGCTTTCGGGTCTCCCTCACTTGGGGGATAAAACGTTCCAGGTGAATCCCCCAAGTGAGGGAGATCAGGCTTTGCGGAACTCGATCAAGCGGGAGAAATAG
- the menC gene encoding o-succinylbenzoate synthase, giving the protein MTFRLQRRRFRFALLQPLRTASGELRERCGWLLRLENDQGAVGWGEVAPLQQQQFTACEQALAALPDEVLQAQLEAVLREAPGPVGFGLGAALAELQGVVGVASPQDWLKAPAPALLLPAGEAMLLALEAAAASMGGLERCTFKWKVATAPDVLERQLLEQLLQRLPPTARLRLDANGGWDRSTAEAWMQRLRDDPHLDWLEQPLPVEDQAGLEQLAALGPVALDESLDQHPELRRSWSGWQVRRPALEGDPRLLLRELQVGLPQRMLSTAFETGIGRRWLEHLAGLQAQGPTPAAPGLAPGWTPAGPMFSNDPEQVWAAAA; this is encoded by the coding sequence ATGACCTTCCGGCTGCAGCGTCGCCGCTTTCGCTTTGCCCTGCTGCAGCCGCTGCGCACGGCATCCGGCGAGCTGCGGGAGCGCTGTGGCTGGTTGCTGCGGCTGGAGAACGATCAGGGGGCCGTGGGCTGGGGCGAAGTGGCTCCGCTTCAGCAGCAGCAGTTCACGGCCTGCGAGCAGGCTCTCGCCGCGCTGCCGGACGAGGTTCTTCAGGCTCAGCTGGAGGCTGTGTTGCGGGAGGCCCCAGGGCCGGTGGGTTTTGGCCTTGGGGCGGCTTTGGCGGAGCTGCAGGGTGTGGTGGGCGTTGCTTCGCCCCAGGACTGGCTGAAGGCCCCTGCCCCGGCGCTGTTGCTGCCGGCTGGCGAGGCGATGCTTTTGGCCCTGGAGGCTGCTGCGGCATCGATGGGTGGCCTGGAGCGCTGCACCTTCAAGTGGAAGGTGGCTACAGCGCCGGATGTTCTGGAGCGTCAGCTGCTCGAGCAGCTGCTCCAGCGGTTGCCGCCTACGGCCCGGTTGCGTCTGGATGCCAATGGCGGCTGGGACCGCAGCACGGCTGAGGCCTGGATGCAGCGGTTGCGCGATGACCCGCACCTGGATTGGTTGGAGCAACCGCTGCCGGTGGAGGATCAAGCCGGCCTGGAGCAATTGGCGGCGCTGGGGCCGGTGGCCCTCGATGAATCGCTCGACCAGCACCCAGAGCTGCGCCGCAGCTGGAGCGGCTGGCAGGTGCGGCGGCCCGCGTTGGAGGGTGATCCACGCCTGCTGTTGCGGGAGCTGCAGGTGGGGCTGCCCCAACGCATGCTGAGCACGGCGTTTGAAACCGGCATCGGTCGGCGCTGGCTGGAGCATCTGGCCGGGCTTCAGGCCCAGGGGCCGACGCCGGCGGCACCGGGCCTGGCCCCCGGTTGGACGCCAGCGGGGCCGATGTTCTCCAACGATCCAGAGCAGGTCTGGGCCGCGGCGGCATGA
- a CDS encoding acyl-CoA thioesterase — translation MTSAPWLELSRTVRFSDTDAAGVMHFQQLLGWCHQAWEESLERYGLTAGSVFPGGRREQPSVALPIVHCHADYRAPVQVGDKLLIRLKPERLDPSSFVVNSQVLLNEQLVASGCLRHVAIDANSRRRCALPDGVDRWLEASSLGRIQPL, via the coding sequence ATGACCTCTGCCCCCTGGCTGGAGCTGAGCCGAACCGTGCGCTTCAGCGACACCGACGCCGCCGGCGTAATGCACTTTCAGCAGCTGCTGGGCTGGTGCCACCAGGCCTGGGAGGAAAGCCTGGAACGCTATGGCTTAACGGCGGGATCGGTTTTTCCCGGCGGCCGCAGAGAGCAACCGAGCGTGGCGTTGCCGATCGTGCACTGCCATGCCGATTACCGCGCCCCGGTGCAGGTGGGCGACAAGCTGCTGATCCGCCTGAAACCGGAACGGCTCGATCCCAGCAGTTTTGTGGTGAACAGCCAGGTGCTGCTGAACGAGCAGCTGGTCGCCTCAGGCTGCCTGCGCCATGTGGCCATCGACGCCAACAGCCGGCGCCGTTGTGCCCTGCCCGATGGGGTGGACCGTTGGCTGGAAGCATCAAGCCTCGGCCGTATCCAACCGCTCTAA
- a CDS encoding DUF2752 domain-containing protein: MQRAGYLIPATLTGALWLKGLHPGLPGLGCPLRALTGVPCPTCFLTRATAAALTGDLSGSLQWHLFGPVVAVVLVLWSVVALRQRRLIPRGMPLWPLPLVGGGLISYWLLRLSTNGWPSG; encoded by the coding sequence TTGCAACGCGCGGGCTACCTGATCCCCGCGACCCTGACTGGCGCGTTATGGCTCAAGGGCTTGCATCCAGGCCTTCCAGGCCTGGGCTGTCCGCTGAGGGCCCTCACTGGCGTGCCCTGCCCCACCTGCTTTCTCACCCGTGCAACTGCGGCAGCTCTTACCGGTGATCTGAGCGGATCACTGCAATGGCATCTCTTCGGCCCAGTGGTTGCCGTTGTGCTGGTGCTCTGGAGTGTGGTGGCCCTCCGGCAACGACGCCTCATCCCCAGGGGCATGCCCCTTTGGCCCCTTCCGCTTGTTGGTGGAGGGTTGATCAGCTACTGGCTGCTGCGCCTGAGCACCAACGGTTGGCCCAGCGGCTGA
- a CDS encoding response regulator transcription factor gives MSDAPTPTAESAEAVAPAPRLLLVDDEPGLRAAVQAYLEDEGFEVTTAVDGEEGFAKAQQMLPDVVISDVMMPRLDGYGLLQKLRADERLGGTPVIFLTAKGMTADRTQGYLAGVDDYIPKPFDPDELVARVRNVAQRQQRLLQEAARFADTDMGQMAKQITEIRSLLAQAEALPSTEPVVHSFTPREASVLQLVAEGLMNKEIARQLETSIRNVEKYVSRLFNKTGTSSRTELVRYALEHRLVT, from the coding sequence ATGAGCGACGCGCCCACCCCCACCGCTGAATCCGCCGAGGCCGTGGCGCCCGCTCCGCGCCTGTTGCTGGTGGACGACGAGCCGGGCCTGCGCGCGGCGGTGCAGGCCTACCTGGAAGACGAAGGCTTTGAGGTGACCACCGCGGTGGATGGGGAAGAAGGCTTCGCCAAGGCGCAGCAGATGTTGCCGGATGTGGTGATCAGCGACGTGATGATGCCGCGGCTGGATGGCTACGGCCTGCTGCAGAAGCTGCGCGCCGATGAACGGCTCGGAGGCACTCCGGTGATCTTCCTCACTGCCAAGGGGATGACGGCGGACCGCACCCAGGGCTATCTGGCCGGCGTGGACGACTACATCCCCAAGCCCTTCGATCCCGATGAGCTGGTGGCGCGGGTGCGCAACGTGGCCCAGCGCCAGCAACGGCTGCTGCAGGAAGCGGCGCGCTTTGCCGATACGGATATGGGCCAGATGGCCAAGCAGATCACTGAGATCCGCTCGCTGCTGGCCCAGGCCGAAGCGCTGCCTTCCACCGAGCCGGTGGTGCACAGCTTCACGCCGCGGGAGGCGAGTGTGCTCCAGCTGGTGGCGGAAGGCCTGATGAACAAGGAGATTGCCCGCCAGTTGGAGACCTCGATTCGCAACGTCGAGAAGTACGTGAGCCGGTTGTTCAACAAGACGGGCACCTCCAGCCGCACGGAACTGGTGCGCTATGCCCTGGAGCACCGTCTCGTGACTTGA
- a CDS encoding cysteine desulfurase family protein: protein MNGSALAFDFQATTPCAAEVVEAMAPFWSADWGNPSSRQHRLGLSASAAVKLARRQLAETLGVNPERLVFTSGATEANNLALLGHARALGKAHLISVATEHHAVLDPLQQLQREGFSVTLLTPGPYGLISPEQLEAAITPETRLVSVMAANNEIGVLQPLEQLGAVCRSHGITLHSDGAQAFGTWPLNPDAVGVDLLSLSAHKIYGPKGIGALVLREGIAIEPLQWGGGQEAGLRAGTLPTALIVGFAAAARLALQEQDQRNSRLQKLRDQLWEGLQRRLPGVLLNGALQPRLPHNLNISLPGVNGSRLHRALRPHLACSSGSACSNGAPSHVLQAIGRSRAEAEASLRLSLGRDTTATDVDQAIAAITDAVAATKA from the coding sequence CTGAACGGCTCCGCTCTCGCCTTTGATTTCCAGGCCACCACCCCCTGTGCGGCTGAGGTGGTGGAGGCGATGGCACCCTTCTGGAGTGCGGACTGGGGCAATCCCTCCAGCCGGCAGCATCGGCTCGGCCTCAGCGCCTCTGCAGCGGTGAAGCTGGCGCGGCGCCAGTTGGCGGAGACGTTGGGGGTGAACCCGGAACGGCTGGTGTTCACCAGTGGCGCCACCGAAGCCAACAACCTGGCGCTGCTGGGCCATGCCCGCGCCCTGGGCAAGGCGCATCTGATCAGCGTGGCCACCGAACACCACGCCGTGCTCGATCCGCTCCAGCAGCTGCAACGGGAAGGGTTCAGCGTCACCCTGCTGACCCCAGGCCCCTATGGACTGATCAGCCCCGAGCAGCTGGAGGCGGCGATCACCCCCGAGACGCGGCTGGTGAGCGTGATGGCAGCCAACAACGAAATCGGCGTGCTTCAGCCGCTCGAGCAGCTGGGAGCTGTTTGCCGCAGCCATGGCATCACCCTGCACAGCGATGGGGCCCAGGCCTTCGGGACGTGGCCACTCAACCCCGATGCCGTGGGGGTTGATCTGCTCAGCCTGAGTGCCCACAAGATCTACGGACCCAAGGGCATCGGCGCCCTGGTGCTGCGGGAAGGCATCGCGATCGAACCGCTGCAGTGGGGGGGCGGCCAGGAGGCGGGACTCCGGGCCGGCACCCTGCCCACCGCCTTGATCGTGGGCTTTGCCGCCGCCGCCCGCCTGGCTCTGCAGGAGCAGGATCAGCGCAACAGCCGGCTTCAGAAGCTGCGCGATCAGCTCTGGGAAGGCCTGCAGCGGCGCCTCCCGGGGGTGCTGCTCAATGGAGCCCTGCAGCCGCGTCTTCCCCACAACCTCAACATCAGCCTGCCCGGGGTGAACGGCAGCCGCCTGCACCGGGCCCTGCGCCCCCACCTGGCCTGCAGCAGTGGCTCCGCCTGCAGCAACGGCGCCCCATCCCACGTGCTGCAAGCGATCGGCCGCTCGCGCGCTGAAGCCGAAGCCTCTTTGCGGTTGAGCCTGGGGCGCGACACCACAGCCACCGACGTGGATCAGGCCATCGCCGCAATCACCGACGCCGTTGCTGCCACCAAAGCTTGA
- a CDS encoding AMP-binding protein, whose amino-acid sequence MSELERLEQGLAAGQWVSLSPEAEAAPIAQLPPGPGVVVRSGGSSGGSRCCAQPSLHLDRSAAATAHWLTEIGVDPASTLLLNPLPLAHVSGLMPWWRSRCWGVGHQQLPSGLMKTPTELLAFCQGLSAWGKNPAVLSLVPTQLARLLAHPDGVAFLQQLQLIWIGGAALPAPLAEQARALQLPLAPCYGSTETAAMVAALPPERFLAGEPGCGDPLMDVELRLATDGALQVRTDRLALGRWWADQPDRWESLRDADGWWRSGDLAALTPGLQIAGRIDGAIHSGGETVFPEQLEQRLMAALQAASLPVNAVLLLGVDDPEWGQRLVALVGSSDAAVLQRLELLTRPWPAAETPRRWLLCPDLAPNALGKWQRQCWREWLERLDTAEA is encoded by the coding sequence ATGAGCGAGCTCGAGCGGCTGGAGCAGGGGCTGGCGGCAGGGCAGTGGGTGTCCCTTTCGCCCGAGGCGGAAGCGGCCCCCATCGCTCAATTGCCGCCGGGGCCAGGGGTGGTGGTGCGCAGTGGTGGCAGCAGTGGCGGTAGCCGTTGCTGTGCCCAGCCGTCGCTGCATCTGGACCGTTCGGCCGCCGCCACCGCCCATTGGTTGACGGAGATTGGCGTTGACCCTGCCTCCACCCTGCTGCTCAATCCACTGCCGCTGGCCCATGTGAGTGGTCTGATGCCTTGGTGGCGCTCCCGCTGCTGGGGCGTGGGGCATCAGCAGCTGCCGTCAGGGTTGATGAAAACCCCCACCGAATTGCTTGCGTTTTGCCAGGGCCTGTCCGCTTGGGGCAAGAACCCTGCAGTGCTGTCCTTGGTGCCCACGCAGCTGGCGCGTCTGCTGGCCCATCCCGATGGGGTGGCCTTTCTGCAGCAGCTGCAGTTGATCTGGATCGGTGGCGCTGCTCTCCCGGCTCCGTTGGCGGAGCAGGCACGTGCGTTGCAGTTGCCGCTGGCGCCCTGTTATGGCTCAACGGAGACGGCGGCGATGGTGGCGGCGCTGCCTCCGGAGCGTTTTTTGGCTGGCGAGCCTGGGTGTGGGGACCCGCTGATGGATGTGGAACTGCGGCTCGCCACGGATGGGGCGCTGCAAGTGCGCACCGATCGCTTGGCCCTGGGTCGTTGGTGGGCGGATCAGCCGGATCGGTGGGAATCGCTCAGGGATGCCGATGGCTGGTGGCGCTCGGGGGATCTGGCCGCGTTGACCCCTGGTCTCCAGATTGCGGGGCGCATCGATGGCGCCATTCACTCCGGTGGCGAAACCGTGTTCCCCGAGCAGCTGGAGCAGCGCTTGATGGCGGCGCTGCAGGCGGCATCGCTCCCGGTGAACGCCGTGCTACTCCTTGGTGTGGACGATCCGGAGTGGGGGCAGCGGCTGGTGGCCCTGGTGGGCAGCTCTGACGCTGCGGTGCTGCAGCGCCTTGAGCTGCTGACGCGGCCCTGGCCAGCGGCGGAAACGCCGCGGCGCTGGTTGTTGTGTCCCGACCTGGCCCCCAATGCGCTTGGGAAATGGCAGCGCCAGTGCTGGCGGGAGTGGTTAGAGCGGTTGGATACGGCCGAGGCTTGA
- the rsmH gene encoding 16S rRNA (cytosine(1402)-N(4))-methyltransferase RsmH, with translation MPPFSHVPVLADAVLDAARRIPRPDGLLIDATLGGGGHSALLLEQHPGLRLIGLDQDATARAAAAERLASFGDRVSIVATNFADYVPPEPAVMVLADLGVSSPQLDVAERGFSFRLDGPLDMRMNAGGEGETAAELIDRLEENELADLIYGYGEERLSRRIARRIKADLKDRGSYDGTAALAYAVAGCYPPKSRRGRIHPATRTFQALRIAVNDELGVLDRLLQQAPDWLEPDGLLGIISFHSLEDRRVKTAFLRDERLQRITRKPVVATEQEEEANPRTRSAKWRVAQRLAAA, from the coding sequence GTGCCCCCCTTCAGCCATGTGCCCGTGCTGGCCGATGCGGTGCTGGATGCAGCCCGGCGGATTCCCCGTCCGGATGGCCTGTTGATCGATGCCACTCTCGGTGGCGGTGGCCACAGCGCCCTGTTGCTGGAACAGCATCCCGGCTTGCGATTGATCGGTTTGGACCAGGACGCCACGGCCCGGGCCGCGGCGGCGGAGCGTCTGGCCTCCTTCGGCGATCGCGTCTCGATCGTGGCCACCAACTTTGCCGATTACGTGCCGCCAGAGCCCGCTGTGATGGTGCTGGCGGATCTGGGGGTGAGCAGCCCGCAGCTGGATGTGGCGGAGCGCGGCTTCAGTTTTCGCCTGGATGGTCCCTTGGACATGCGGATGAATGCTGGAGGTGAAGGGGAGACTGCGGCTGAGCTGATTGATCGCCTGGAGGAGAACGAGCTCGCGGATCTGATCTATGGCTACGGGGAGGAGCGGCTGTCCCGCCGCATCGCTCGGCGGATCAAAGCCGATCTCAAAGACAGGGGTTCCTATGACGGCACCGCGGCCTTGGCCTACGCCGTGGCCGGTTGCTATCCCCCCAAGTCGCGGCGGGGGCGGATTCATCCCGCCACCCGCACTTTTCAGGCCCTGCGGATTGCCGTGAACGATGAGTTGGGGGTGCTCGATCGTCTACTCCAGCAAGCCCCTGACTGGCTCGAGCCCGATGGTCTTCTGGGAATCATTAGCTTCCATTCCTTGGAAGACCGCCGCGTCAAAACCGCCTTTCTGCGCGATGAGCGCTTGCAACGGATCACCCGCAAGCCGGTGGTGGCCACCGAGCAGGAGGAGGAGGCCAATCCCCGCACCCGCAGTGCCAAGTGGCGCGTGGCCCAGCGTCTGGCCGCTGCTTAG